A portion of the Roseovarius sp. SCSIO 43702 genome contains these proteins:
- a CDS encoding DMT family transporter, with product MARLTPSSSAPAGLTPLDILLGVTVALVWGMGFVFAKAAIAHFPPILLMAFRFSVTALALVWFVRIPRGQLLALFAIAFVAAGFQYGLTFTGLKQLDAGAAALIVQLEVPFLVIIGALFLGEAPGWRKWIGIALAFVGVWYISGAPRIASEWPSVLMVIGGAFFWAVGQAMIRRLERIDGLTVTAWIAVMATPQLFLGSLLVERDQVAAIANAGPVVWLAVLYLGLVMTAFGYGLWNTLLRRNPVSQVAPFLLLLPLFALVGGVVFLGEDPGPQTLIGGALVIGGVGFILFSRD from the coding sequence ATGGCCCGGCTGACACCCTCCTCCTCCGCACCCGCGGGGCTCACACCGCTCGACATCCTGCTCGGGGTGACGGTGGCGCTCGTCTGGGGGATGGGGTTCGTCTTCGCCAAGGCGGCGATCGCGCATTTCCCGCCCATCCTGCTGATGGCGTTCCGCTTTTCGGTGACGGCCCTCGCCCTCGTGTGGTTCGTGCGCATCCCCCGTGGCCAGCTTCTCGCGCTCTTCGCCATCGCCTTCGTCGCGGCGGGGTTCCAGTACGGGCTGACCTTCACAGGCCTCAAGCAGCTCGACGCCGGGGCGGCCGCCCTCATCGTGCAGCTCGAGGTGCCGTTCCTCGTCATCATCGGCGCGCTCTTTCTGGGCGAGGCTCCCGGCTGGCGCAAATGGATCGGCATCGCGCTGGCTTTCGTGGGCGTGTGGTACATCTCCGGCGCACCGCGCATCGCGAGCGAATGGCCCTCGGTCCTCATGGTGATCGGCGGCGCCTTCTTCTGGGCGGTCGGACAGGCGATGATCCGGCGGCTCGAGCGGATCGACGGCCTCACCGTCACCGCGTGGATCGCCGTCATGGCGACGCCACAGCTTTTCCTGGGTTCTCTCCTCGTGGAACGCGACCAGGTCGCCGCCATCGCGAATGCGGGGCCGGTGGTCTGGCTTGCCGTGCTCTATCTCGGGCTCGTCATGACGGCCTTCGGCTACGGGCTCTGGAACACGCTTCTGCGCCGCAACCCGGTCAGCCAGGTGGCGCCCTTCCTTCTCCTCCTGCCGCTCTTCGCGCTCGTGGGAGGGGTGGTGTTCCTGGGCGAGGATCCGGGCCCGCAAACGCTCATCGGGGGCGCGCTGGTGATCGGCGGGGTGGGGTTCATCCTTTTCAGCCGCGACTGA
- a CDS encoding ZIP family metal transporter, with amino-acid sequence MPEHFLHALILATVAGLAIPAGAGAAMIGRLLPRWHEDEFRHGIVAFGAGALLSAVALVLIPEGIDRAHGGIALLSFALGGLTLMVVDRALARSGGKAAQFTAMMLDYLPEAMALGAMLADQGSTAVLLALMIALQNLPEGFNAYREMAGGSGEAGRWRLFALFCLMVPVGPLAALAGLLFLSGSPAVLGVIMMFSAGGIVYLLFQDLAPQVRLERHWGPPLGGVAGFLLGLAGHVVLH; translated from the coding sequence GTGCCCGAGCATTTCCTCCACGCGCTGATCCTGGCCACGGTGGCCGGCCTGGCCATTCCGGCGGGGGCGGGCGCGGCGATGATCGGGCGGCTGCTGCCCCGCTGGCACGAGGACGAGTTCCGCCACGGGATCGTGGCCTTCGGCGCGGGTGCACTTCTCTCGGCGGTGGCTCTGGTGCTGATCCCCGAGGGGATCGACCGGGCGCATGGCGGCATCGCGCTTCTGAGCTTTGCGCTGGGTGGCCTCACGCTGATGGTGGTGGACCGCGCGCTGGCCCGGTCAGGTGGCAAGGCCGCGCAGTTCACCGCCATGATGCTCGACTACCTTCCCGAGGCGATGGCGCTGGGCGCGATGCTGGCGGACCAGGGTTCGACCGCGGTGCTGCTTGCGCTGATGATTGCCCTTCAGAACCTGCCCGAGGGGTTCAACGCCTATCGCGAGATGGCCGGGGGAAGCGGCGAGGCCGGGCGCTGGCGGCTCTTCGCGCTCTTCTGTCTCATGGTGCCCGTGGGGCCGTTGGCGGCACTCGCGGGCCTTCTTTTCCTCAGCGGATCGCCCGCGGTGCTGGGCGTCATCATGATGTTCTCGGCAGGCGGGATCGTCTACCTGCTTTTCCAGGATCTTGCGCCGCAGGTGCGGCTCGAACGGCATTGGGGGCCGCCGCTGGGCGGGGTCGCGGGCTTCCTGCTCGGCCTCGCGGGGCACGTGGTTCTGCATTGA